The following proteins are co-located in the Eptesicus fuscus isolate TK198812 chromosome 9, DD_ASM_mEF_20220401, whole genome shotgun sequence genome:
- the JUN gene encoding transcription factor Jun — protein MTAKMETTFYDDALNASFLQSESGAYGYSNPKILKQSMTLNLADPVGSLKPHLRAKNSDLLTSPDVGLLKLASPELERLIIQSSNGHITTTPTPTQFLCPKNVTDEQEGFAEGFVRALAELHSQNTLPSVTSAAQPVSGAGMVAPAVASVAGGSGSGGFSASLHSEPPVYANLSNFNPGALSGGGAPSYGATGLAFAAQPQQQQQPPQPPHHLPQQIPVQHPRLQALKEEPQTVPEMPGETPPLSPIDMESQERIKAERKRMRNRIAASKCRKRKLERIARLEEKVKTLKAQNSELASTANMLREQVAQLKQKVMNHVNSGCQLMLTQQLQTF, from the coding sequence ATGACTGCAAAGATGGAAACGACCTTCTACGATGATGCCCTCAACGCCTCGTTCCTCCAGTCCGAGAGCGGTGCCTACGGCTACAGTAACCCCAAGATCCTGAAACAGAGCATGACCCTGAACCTGGCCGATCCAGTGGGCAGCCTGAAGCCGCACCTGCGGGCCAAGAACTCGGACCTCCTCACCTCGCCCGATGTGGGGCTGCTCAAACTGGCGTCGCCCGAGCTGGAGCGCCTGATCATCCAGTCCAGCAATGGGCACATCACCACCACGCCGACCCCCACCCAGTTCTTGTGCCCCAAGAACGTGACGGACGAGCAGGAGGGCTTTGCCGAGGGCTTCGTGCGCGCCCTGGCCGAACTGCACAGCCAGAACACGCTGCCCAGCGTTACGTCCGCGGCGCAGCCGGTCAGCGGGGCAGGCATGGTGGCTCCGGCCGTGGCTTCGGtggcgggcggcagcggcagcggcggctTCAGCGCCAGCCTGCACAGCGAGCCGCCAGTCTACGCCAACCTCAGCAACTTCAACCCGGGCGCGCTGAGCGGCGGCGGGGCGCCCTCCTACGGCGCGACTGGCCTGGCGTTTGCCGcgcagccccagcagcagcagcagccaccgcAACCGCCGCACCACCTGCCCCAGCAGATCCCGGTGCAGCACCCGCGGCTGCAGGCCCTGAAGGAGGAGCCGCAGACGGTGCCCGAAATGCCCGGGGAAACaccgcccctctcccccatcgACATGGAGTCCCAGGAGCGGATCAAGGCGGAGAGGAAGCGCATGAGGAACCGCATCGCTGCCTCCAAGTGCCGGAAAAGGAAGCTGGAGAGAATCGCCCGGCTGGAGGAAAAAGTGAAAACCTTGAAAGCGCAGAACTCGGAGCTGGCGTCTACAGCCAACATGCTCAGGGAACAGGTGGCACAGCTTAAGCAGAAAGTCATGAACCACGTTAATAGTGGGTGCCAACTCATGCTAACGCAGCAGTTGCAAACGTTTTGA